In the genome of Cupriavidus malaysiensis, one region contains:
- a CDS encoding CaiB/BaiF CoA transferase family protein, translating into MSAADGKTAAAAPSAAPSAAPSTARALDGVRVLDLSRILAGPWCAQNLADLGAEVIKVERPRVGDDTRSWGPPWLPDGEGNPSGDATYYAGANRGKRSLTLDIASAEGQAIVRELAARSHIVLENYKVGDLKRYGLDFDSLKAINPALVYCSITGYGQQGPSAHKPGYDFIFQGLGGLMSITGERDDLPGGGPQKVGVAVVDIFTGMYATVAVLGALRHAERTGEGQHLDIALLDAAVAVGATPIIGQRITGKVPGRFGNAHANMVPYHVFATADGYMIVAAGNDGQWQAYCRGVDRPDLAADERFRSGPGRLVNRDALVPLLEAHMRTRPTAFWVEALEREGIPCGPINDYAQVLEDPQVRHRELQVDLTRSDGGLCPTVKSPLRLSATPVRYDAPPPRLGEHTETVLSGVLGKSPEEIAALRERGVI; encoded by the coding sequence ATGAGCGCGGCCGACGGCAAGACTGCAGCGGCTGCGCCGTCCGCTGCGCCGTCCGCCGCTCCATCGACGGCGCGCGCGCTCGACGGCGTGCGCGTGCTCGACCTGTCGCGCATCCTGGCCGGCCCGTGGTGCGCGCAGAACCTGGCCGACCTCGGCGCCGAGGTGATCAAGGTGGAGCGCCCGCGCGTGGGCGACGACACCCGCTCCTGGGGCCCGCCCTGGCTGCCGGACGGCGAAGGCAATCCCTCCGGTGACGCCACCTACTACGCCGGCGCCAACCGCGGCAAGCGCTCGCTCACGCTGGACATCGCCAGCGCCGAGGGCCAGGCCATCGTGCGCGAACTCGCGGCGCGCTCGCACATCGTGCTGGAGAACTACAAGGTCGGCGACCTGAAGCGCTACGGGCTGGACTTCGACAGCCTCAAGGCCATCAATCCCGCCCTGGTCTACTGCTCGATCACCGGCTACGGGCAGCAGGGCCCGAGCGCGCACAAGCCCGGCTACGACTTCATCTTCCAGGGCCTGGGCGGGCTGATGAGCATCACCGGCGAGCGCGACGACCTGCCCGGCGGCGGCCCGCAGAAGGTCGGCGTGGCCGTGGTCGACATCTTCACCGGCATGTATGCCACGGTGGCGGTGCTGGGCGCGCTGCGGCATGCCGAGCGCACCGGCGAAGGCCAGCATCTCGACATCGCCCTGCTCGACGCGGCGGTCGCGGTGGGCGCCACGCCCATCATCGGCCAGCGCATCACCGGCAAGGTGCCCGGGCGCTTCGGCAATGCCCACGCCAATATGGTGCCCTATCACGTGTTCGCCACCGCCGACGGCTACATGATCGTGGCCGCCGGCAACGACGGGCAATGGCAGGCCTACTGCCGCGGCGTCGACCGGCCCGACCTGGCCGCCGACGAGCGCTTCCGCAGCGGCCCCGGCCGCCTGGTCAACCGCGACGCGCTGGTCCCCCTGCTGGAGGCCCATATGCGTACCCGGCCCACCGCATTCTGGGTGGAGGCGCTGGAGCGCGAGGGCATCCCATGCGGGCCGATCAACGACTACGCGCAGGTGCTCGAAGACCCGCAGGTACGCCACCGCGAACTGCAGGTCGACCTAACGCGCAGCGACGGCGGCCTGTGCCCGACGGTCAAGAGCCCGCTGCGGCTGTCGGCCACGCCGGTGCGCTACGACGCGCCGCCGCCGCGCCTGGGCGAGCACACCGAGACGGTGCTGTCCGGCGTGCTGGGCAAGAGCCCGGAAGAGATCGCCGCGCTGCGCGAGCGTGGTGTGATCTGA
- a CDS encoding IclR family transcriptional regulator domain-containing protein, with protein sequence MDKEPLNRRDWIAGLEKGLAILEAFDNDHPRLTPTQAAQLTGLTRTAARRYLLTLEHLGYTTSDGTLFSLTPRVLKVGWSYFDSARLPRTVQPFLQQITAQLGEAAYLSVLDGWELVFIARTSASRVMSTGFVLGARVPAPLGSAGVMMLASRPEEAVREWLESCVLAPYTPYTIMQSDRLLEEIRKAGQRGYAMLEQQLQTGVRGIAVPLRDRHGKVIAALSVNMPIGDETAEQALERVLQVMQDTALLIMRVL encoded by the coding sequence ATGGACAAGGAACCGTTGAACCGGCGCGACTGGATCGCCGGGCTGGAGAAGGGGCTTGCCATCCTCGAAGCCTTCGACAACGACCATCCGCGCCTCACGCCCACGCAGGCGGCGCAGCTCACCGGCCTCACGCGCACGGCCGCGCGGCGCTACCTGCTGACGCTGGAGCACCTGGGCTACACCACCAGCGACGGCACGCTGTTCAGCCTGACGCCGCGCGTGCTCAAGGTGGGCTGGTCCTATTTCGATTCGGCGCGCCTGCCACGCACGGTGCAGCCCTTCCTGCAGCAGATCACCGCGCAGCTCGGCGAGGCCGCCTACCTGAGCGTGCTCGATGGCTGGGAGCTGGTCTTCATCGCCCGCACCAGCGCCAGCCGCGTGATGAGCACCGGCTTCGTGCTGGGCGCGCGGGTGCCGGCGCCGCTCGGCTCGGCCGGCGTGATGATGCTGGCCTCGCGGCCGGAGGAAGCGGTGCGCGAGTGGCTGGAGAGCTGCGTGCTCGCCCCCTACACGCCTTACACCATCATGCAGAGCGACCGTCTGCTGGAGGAGATCCGCAAGGCTGGCCAGCGGGGCTATGCCATGCTGGAGCAGCAGTTGCAGACCGGCGTGCGCGGCATCGCGGTGCCGCTGCGGGATCGCCACGGCAAGGTGATCGCCGCGCTGTCGGTCAATATGCCGATCGGGGACGAGACTGCCGAGCAGGCGCTGGAGCGCGTGCTGCAGGTGATGCAGGACACGGCGCTGCTGATCATGCGGGTACTCTAG
- a CDS encoding MFS transporter, with protein MTTTHKELPMAATPGASLGGKIRAAFAAGKVRWGMLALVFFATTLNYVDRAALGVLQPVLAKAMAWTAQDYANINFWFQVGYAIGFALQGRFIDMVGVKRAFALAVLLWSIACGAHAFAASAVGFMICRFFLGLSEAANYPACVKTTRLWFPAGERAIATGIFNAGTNVGAMLTPLMLPLILEAWGWQAAFLVIASFGALWLVLWLVRYHNPDEHPTVSQAELAHVTRDIEPAPQRIPYSRILRMRGTWAFALAYAITAPVFWFYLYWLPPFLNQQYHLGISVTQMGIPLIVIYLCADIGSVGGGALSSWLIARGMPAVRARLLSMLAFALCITSIVMAAGASSLWMAVAAISVAIGAHQAWTANIWSLVMDYTPKHVISSVFGFGGMIGAIGGMFMTQLVGYVLTATHDNYTVLFTMIPCAYFIALAWLFILAPRKVAGAA; from the coding sequence ATGACCACGACACACAAGGAGCTGCCCATGGCGGCCACCCCGGGCGCCTCGCTCGGCGGCAAGATCCGCGCGGCCTTCGCCGCCGGCAAGGTGCGCTGGGGCATGCTCGCCCTGGTGTTCTTCGCGACCACGCTGAACTACGTCGACCGCGCCGCGCTGGGCGTGCTGCAGCCGGTGCTGGCCAAGGCCATGGCCTGGACCGCGCAGGACTACGCCAACATCAACTTCTGGTTCCAGGTCGGCTATGCCATCGGCTTCGCGCTGCAAGGCCGCTTCATCGACATGGTCGGCGTCAAGCGGGCCTTCGCGCTGGCGGTGCTGCTGTGGAGCATCGCCTGCGGCGCGCATGCCTTCGCGGCCTCCGCGGTGGGCTTCATGATCTGCCGCTTCTTCCTCGGCCTGTCCGAGGCAGCCAATTACCCGGCCTGCGTCAAGACCACGCGCCTGTGGTTCCCGGCGGGTGAGCGCGCCATCGCCACCGGCATCTTCAACGCCGGCACCAATGTCGGCGCCATGCTGACGCCGCTGATGCTGCCGCTGATCCTGGAGGCGTGGGGCTGGCAGGCCGCCTTCCTCGTCATCGCCTCCTTCGGCGCCCTGTGGCTGGTGCTGTGGCTGGTGCGCTACCACAACCCCGACGAGCACCCCACGGTCAGCCAGGCCGAGCTGGCCCACGTCACGCGCGACATCGAGCCCGCCCCGCAGCGCATTCCCTACTCGCGCATCCTGCGCATGCGCGGCACCTGGGCCTTCGCGCTGGCCTACGCCATCACCGCGCCGGTGTTCTGGTTCTACCTGTACTGGCTGCCGCCCTTCCTCAACCAGCAGTACCACCTCGGCATCAGCGTCACCCAGATGGGCATCCCGCTGATCGTCATCTACCTGTGCGCCGACATCGGCAGCGTCGGCGGCGGCGCGCTCTCCTCCTGGCTGATCGCCCGCGGCATGCCGGCGGTGCGCGCACGCCTGCTGTCGATGCTGGCCTTCGCCCTGTGCATCACTTCCATCGTCATGGCCGCCGGCGCCAGCAGCCTGTGGATGGCGGTGGCCGCGATCTCGGTCGCGATCGGCGCTCACCAGGCCTGGACCGCCAATATCTGGAGCCTGGTGATGGATTACACGCCCAAGCACGTGATCAGCTCGGTGTTCGGCTTCGGCGGCATGATCGGCGCCATCGGCGGCATGTTCATGACCCAGCTGGTCGGCTACGTGCTCACCGCCACGCACGACAACTACACGGTGCTCTTCACCATGATCCCCTGCGCCTACTTCATCGCGCTGGCCTGGCTGTTCATCCTCGCCCCGCGCAAGGTGGCGGGCGCCGCCTGA
- a CDS encoding 3-oxoacid CoA-transferase subunit B, producing the protein MPHDAKPDLSRLPRLSRAAMARLVAHDIPDGSVVNLGIGMPTLVSDQLPADREIVLHSENGILGMGAVIRAGATDPDLINASKEPIGLLPGASISDHALSFTMMRGGHIDITVLGGFQVSASGDLANWSTGEPDAIPAVGGAMDLVVGAARLFVMMEHVTRDGQPKLVERCSYPLTGLGVVDRIYTDLAVIDVRPGGGLLVTGLAEGVPFAAVQALSAAPLALADDCRVLRALA; encoded by the coding sequence ATGCCGCATGACGCCAAGCCGGACCTGTCCCGCCTGCCGCGCCTGAGCCGCGCCGCCATGGCACGCCTCGTCGCCCACGATATTCCCGACGGCAGCGTCGTCAACCTCGGCATCGGCATGCCCACGCTGGTGTCGGACCAGCTTCCCGCCGACCGCGAGATCGTGCTGCACAGCGAGAACGGCATCCTCGGCATGGGCGCGGTGATCCGCGCGGGCGCGACCGACCCGGACCTGATCAATGCCAGCAAGGAGCCGATCGGCCTGCTGCCAGGCGCCTCGATCTCGGACCACGCGCTCTCCTTCACCATGATGCGTGGCGGCCATATCGACATCACGGTGCTGGGCGGCTTCCAGGTGTCCGCCAGCGGCGACCTGGCCAACTGGTCGACCGGCGAGCCCGATGCGATTCCCGCCGTGGGCGGTGCCATGGACCTGGTGGTGGGCGCCGCGCGCCTGTTCGTCATGATGGAACACGTGACGCGCGACGGGCAGCCCAAGCTGGTCGAGCGCTGCAGCTACCCGCTGACCGGCCTCGGCGTGGTCGACCGCATCTATACCGACCTGGCCGTGATCGACGTCCGGCCCGGCGGCGGGCTGCTGGTGACCGGCCTCGCCGAAGGTGTGCCGTTCGCCGCGGTGCAGGCGCTGAGCGCCGCGCCGCTGGCGCTGGCCGACGATTGCCGCGTGCTGCGGGCGCTTGCCTGA
- a CDS encoding 3-oxoacid CoA-transferase subunit A: MIDKTVDSLDTAVAGISDGATVLVSGFGGSGIPGALLDALLAQGARELTIVNNNAGNGDTGIAALIRAGRVRKVICSHPRSNNAEAFIEAYRAGKVALECVPQGTLVERMRAAGAGLGPFFTPTAYGTALAEGKESRVIDGVGYVLEQPLGADFALVKAHRADRWGNLTYRYAGRNFGPVMCTAARHTIVQVDEIVPLGEMPPQQVMTPGIFVQAVVLAASGACRHAA, from the coding sequence ATGATCGACAAGACAGTGGATTCCCTGGACACCGCGGTGGCCGGGATCTCCGACGGCGCCACGGTGCTGGTCAGCGGCTTCGGCGGCTCGGGTATTCCCGGCGCGCTGCTCGACGCGCTGCTGGCCCAGGGCGCGCGTGAACTCACCATCGTCAACAACAACGCCGGCAACGGCGACACCGGCATCGCCGCGCTGATCCGCGCCGGCCGCGTGCGCAAGGTGATCTGCTCGCACCCGCGCTCGAACAATGCCGAGGCCTTCATCGAGGCCTACCGCGCCGGCAAGGTGGCGCTGGAGTGCGTGCCGCAGGGCACGCTGGTGGAGCGCATGCGCGCCGCCGGCGCCGGCCTGGGCCCCTTCTTCACGCCCACGGCCTACGGCACGGCGCTGGCCGAAGGCAAGGAAAGCCGCGTCATCGACGGCGTCGGCTACGTGCTGGAGCAGCCGCTGGGCGCTGACTTCGCCCTGGTCAAGGCGCACCGCGCCGACCGCTGGGGCAACCTGACCTACCGCTACGCGGGCCGCAATTTCGGCCCGGTGATGTGCACCGCCGCGCGCCATACCATCGTGCAGGTCGACGAGATCGTGCCGCTCGGCGAGATGCCGCCGCAGCAGGTGATGACGCCGGGCATCTTCGTGCAGGCCGTGGTGCTGGCCGCCTCGGGAGCTTGCCGCCATGCCGCATGA
- a CDS encoding porin, which translates to MKKTMMALLALGAGSVPAAAQTAGGVTLYGLIDTAVRYSTHEDAAGNSRTQLGDGALTGSRWGVRGSEDLGGGTKAWFILESGFFPDTGGSQQGGRLFGRTAAVGLEGAYGKLALGRQYTLAHEVLSSYEAMAFANNSIVGYQGGNYTGLRYDNTIKYIKSFGGLQAAAAYTFGEVPGSLKTGSAAAGSLVYGSGPFEVGAVYQQTQNVTSAYFGAVPAALASKQTVWGLGGTWKAARAQYYLGYTNNRLDVADYRNQAAYAGARYNLNDALALIGTVQYDWLRHAGQGGKRLTTAGMLMYSFSKRTDVYLEVDYTNLQGQWIALNSAPAFANSGNTYGNGTRLGAMAGMRHKF; encoded by the coding sequence ATGAAGAAGACGATGATGGCGCTGCTCGCGCTGGGCGCGGGCAGCGTGCCCGCGGCCGCCCAGACTGCCGGCGGCGTGACCCTCTACGGCCTGATCGACACGGCTGTCCGCTACAGCACCCACGAGGACGCCGCCGGCAACAGCCGCACCCAGCTCGGCGACGGCGCGCTGACCGGCAGCCGCTGGGGCGTGCGCGGCAGCGAAGACCTCGGCGGCGGCACCAAGGCCTGGTTCATCCTCGAATCCGGCTTCTTCCCCGACACCGGCGGCAGCCAGCAGGGCGGCCGCCTGTTCGGCCGCACCGCGGCGGTCGGCCTGGAGGGCGCCTACGGCAAGCTGGCGCTGGGCCGCCAGTACACGCTGGCGCACGAGGTGCTGTCCTCCTACGAGGCCATGGCCTTCGCCAACAACTCCATCGTCGGCTACCAGGGCGGCAACTACACCGGCCTGCGCTACGACAACACCATCAAGTACATCAAGTCCTTCGGCGGGCTGCAGGCGGCGGCGGCCTATACCTTCGGCGAGGTGCCGGGCAGCCTGAAGACCGGCTCGGCCGCGGCCGGCTCGCTGGTCTACGGCTCCGGCCCCTTCGAGGTGGGCGCGGTCTACCAGCAGACGCAGAACGTCACCAGCGCCTACTTCGGCGCGGTGCCGGCCGCGCTGGCCAGCAAGCAGACCGTGTGGGGCCTGGGCGGCACCTGGAAGGCCGCGCGCGCGCAGTACTACCTGGGCTACACCAACAACCGGCTCGACGTGGCCGACTACCGCAACCAGGCCGCCTACGCCGGCGCGCGCTACAACCTGAACGATGCGCTGGCCCTGATCGGCACCGTGCAGTACGACTGGCTGCGCCATGCTGGCCAGGGCGGCAAGCGGCTCACCACCGCCGGCATGCTGATGTACAGCTTCAGCAAGCGCACCGACGTCTACCTGGAAGTGGACTACACCAACCTGCAGGGCCAGTGGATCGCCCTCAACAGCGCGCCGGCCTTCGCCAACAGCGGCAATACCTATGGCAACGGCACCCGCCTGGGCGCGATGGCAGGCATGCGCCACAAGTTCTGA
- a CDS encoding SDR family NAD(P)-dependent oxidoreductase yields MSGLMAGKVALVTGAGGGIGRGIALELAAAGAKVVVNDLGVSLTGEGGDKGPAERVVEEIRAAGGEAVANTDSVSSWNGANAIVQCALDNFGRIDAVVNNAGNLRDRMFFKMNEEEWRAVIDVHLNGTFFVSRAAANYFKDQESGAYVHMTSTSGLIGNLGQANYSAAKLGIAALSKSIALDMARFNVRSNCIAPFAWSRMTSSIPSETPEEKARVAKLQKMEAGKVAPMAVFLASDAAREVNAQIFAVRANEIMLMSQPRPVRSVHLSEGWTPESIAEIALPAMRNSFFKLERSPDVINWDPI; encoded by the coding sequence ATGAGTGGACTGATGGCAGGCAAGGTGGCGCTGGTGACCGGCGCGGGCGGTGGCATCGGGCGCGGCATCGCGCTGGAACTGGCGGCGGCCGGCGCCAAGGTGGTGGTCAACGACCTGGGCGTGTCGCTGACCGGCGAGGGCGGCGACAAGGGCCCCGCCGAACGCGTGGTCGAGGAGATCCGCGCCGCTGGCGGCGAGGCCGTGGCCAATACCGACAGCGTGTCGAGCTGGAACGGCGCCAACGCCATCGTGCAGTGCGCGCTCGACAACTTCGGCCGCATCGATGCCGTGGTCAACAACGCCGGCAACCTGCGCGACCGCATGTTCTTCAAGATGAACGAGGAAGAGTGGCGCGCCGTGATCGACGTGCACCTGAACGGCACCTTCTTCGTCAGCCGTGCCGCCGCCAACTACTTCAAGGACCAGGAGAGCGGCGCCTACGTGCACATGACCTCGACCTCGGGCCTGATCGGCAACCTGGGCCAGGCCAACTACTCGGCGGCCAAGCTGGGCATCGCCGCGCTGTCGAAGTCGATCGCGCTGGACATGGCGCGCTTCAACGTGCGTTCGAACTGTATCGCGCCGTTCGCCTGGAGCCGCATGACCAGCTCGATCCCGTCGGAGACGCCGGAAGAGAAGGCGCGCGTGGCCAAGCTGCAGAAGATGGAAGCCGGCAAGGTGGCGCCGATGGCGGTGTTCCTGGCCAGCGACGCCGCGCGCGAGGTCAATGCGCAGATCTTCGCCGTGCGCGCCAACGAGATCATGCTGATGAGCCAGCCGCGCCCGGTGCGCTCGGTGCACCTGTCGGAAGGCTGGACCCCGGAGTCGATCGCCGAGATCGCGCTGCCGGCGATGCGCAACAGCTTCTTCAAGCTGGAGCGCTCGCCCGACGTGATCAACTGGGACCCGATCTGA
- a CDS encoding bifunctional sugar phosphate isomerase/epimerase/4-hydroxyphenylpyruvate dioxygenase family protein produces the protein MTTASRPLPKSIATVSLSGTLPEKLEAAAAAGFDGVEIFENDLLHFGGSPAEVRGIAAGLGLQVFLYQPLRDFEAMPREQFARNLARAERKFDVMEQLGAGMVLVCSNVQEAASDDPARAADDLRRMAEAAARRGLRVGFEALAWGRHTRRWREAWQIVRQADHPALGLVLDSFHTLALGDTLDGLDAVPADKLFFVQLADAPRLSMDVLSWSRHYRNFPGQGELPVTAFTNAVLRAGYAGPLSLEVFNDGFRAAPARLTAEDGLRSLIWLESEAGGAALPAPPALAGVDFLEFAVDAAAGQALAQRLQALGFTHAGRHRSKAVELYRQGDVNLILNAEPDTAAAGHFAQHGPSVCAIGLKVDDAGRAMARARALRCPEWREPTGPGERTIPALRAPDGMLFHLIDDHGAERSIYESDFALADWTRTGAAPVADTANADSGHAGLAGVDHLAQALPAHRFDSFVLFYRTVFGMQAEALHEIADPYGLVRSRAMVSADGRVRIPLNVSDSGLTTTGRCVQAHAGAGVHHIAFRSTGIEGTVQAIDRRRAGMLPVPANYYDDVAARLALDDTLLARLQRLGMLYDRDAHGDFLHAYTAPFQQRFFFEIVQRDGYRGYGAANAAVRMAALTQLEPA, from the coding sequence ATGACCACCGCATCCCGCCCACTGCCCAAATCCATCGCCACCGTTTCCCTCTCCGGCACGCTGCCGGAAAAGCTGGAGGCCGCCGCGGCCGCCGGCTTCGATGGCGTGGAGATCTTCGAGAACGACCTGCTGCACTTCGGCGGCTCGCCGGCCGAAGTGCGCGGGATCGCGGCCGGGCTGGGCCTGCAGGTCTTCCTCTACCAGCCGCTGCGCGACTTCGAGGCCATGCCGCGCGAGCAGTTCGCGCGCAACCTGGCGCGCGCCGAGCGCAAGTTCGACGTCATGGAGCAGCTCGGCGCCGGCATGGTGCTGGTGTGCAGCAATGTGCAGGAGGCCGCCAGTGACGATCCTGCGCGCGCTGCCGACGACCTGCGCCGGATGGCCGAGGCCGCCGCCCGGCGCGGCCTGCGCGTGGGCTTCGAGGCACTCGCCTGGGGCCGTCACACGCGCCGCTGGCGCGAGGCCTGGCAGATCGTGCGGCAGGCCGATCATCCGGCGCTGGGGCTGGTACTGGACAGCTTCCATACGCTCGCGCTCGGCGACACCCTCGACGGTCTCGACGCGGTACCGGCCGACAAGCTCTTCTTCGTCCAGCTCGCCGATGCGCCGCGCCTGTCGATGGACGTGCTGTCGTGGAGCCGCCACTACCGCAACTTTCCCGGCCAGGGCGAACTGCCGGTGACCGCTTTCACCAACGCCGTGCTGCGCGCCGGCTATGCCGGGCCGCTCTCGCTGGAGGTCTTCAACGACGGCTTCCGCGCCGCCCCGGCACGGCTGACCGCCGAGGACGGGCTGCGCTCGCTGATCTGGCTGGAATCCGAGGCGGGCGGCGCCGCGCTGCCCGCGCCGCCTGCGCTGGCCGGCGTCGACTTCCTCGAATTCGCCGTCGATGCCGCCGCCGGCCAGGCGCTGGCGCAACGGCTGCAGGCGCTGGGCTTCACCCATGCGGGCCGGCATCGCAGCAAGGCGGTCGAGCTGTACCGGCAAGGCGACGTCAACCTGATCCTGAACGCCGAGCCAGATACCGCCGCCGCCGGGCATTTCGCCCAGCACGGCCCCTCGGTATGCGCGATCGGCCTCAAGGTCGACGACGCCGGCCGCGCCATGGCGCGCGCCCGCGCGCTGCGCTGCCCGGAGTGGCGCGAGCCCACCGGGCCCGGCGAGCGCACCATCCCGGCGCTGCGCGCGCCCGACGGCATGCTGTTCCACCTGATCGACGACCATGGCGCCGAGCGCAGCATCTACGAAAGCGATTTCGCGCTGGCGGACTGGACCCGTACGGGCGCCGCCCCTGTGGCGGACACTGCCAACGCGGACAGCGGACATGCCGGCCTGGCCGGCGTCGACCACCTGGCGCAGGCGCTGCCGGCCCATCGCTTCGACAGCTTCGTGCTGTTCTACCGCACGGTGTTCGGCATGCAGGCCGAGGCGCTGCACGAAATCGCCGACCCCTACGGCCTCGTGCGCAGCCGCGCCATGGTCAGCGCGGACGGGCGGGTGCGCATCCCCCTCAATGTGTCCGACAGCGGCCTGACCACCACCGGGCGCTGCGTGCAGGCCCACGCCGGCGCGGGCGTCCATCACATCGCCTTCCGCTCCACGGGGATCGAGGGCACGGTGCAGGCCATCGACCGCCGGCGCGCCGGCATGCTGCCGGTGCCCGCCAACTACTACGACGACGTGGCCGCCCGGCTCGCGCTCGACGACACGCTGCTGGCACGGCTGCAGCGCCTGGGCATGCTCTACGACCGCGACGCGCACGGCGACTTCCTGCACGCCTATACGGCGCCCTTCCAGCAGCGCTTCTTCTTCGAGATCGTGCAGCGCGACGGCTACCGCGGCTACGGGGCGGCCAATGCCGCGGTGCGCATGGCCGCGCTGACGCAGTTGGAGCCGGCTTGA
- the aroQ gene encoding type II 3-dehydroquinate dehydratase: MPSVLVLNGPNLNLLGSREPAVYGSESLADVERICQDAAQRFGLRAACRQSNHEGVLIDWIHEAGRLCAQGEAIGVVLNAGALTHTSIALHDAIRGTALPVIEYHISNVHAREAFRHHSWVSPVARAVMAGLGVQGYGLAIAALAQLAGVAAQEGKSPGINGK; this comes from the coding sequence ATGCCATCGGTGCTGGTGCTGAACGGTCCCAACCTCAACCTGCTCGGCTCGCGCGAGCCGGCGGTATATGGCAGCGAGTCGCTGGCCGACGTCGAGCGCATCTGCCAGGATGCCGCGCAACGCTTCGGCCTGCGCGCAGCGTGCCGGCAGAGCAACCACGAAGGCGTGCTGATCGACTGGATCCACGAGGCGGGCCGCTTGTGTGCGCAGGGGGAAGCGATCGGGGTCGTGCTCAATGCCGGCGCGCTCACGCATACGTCGATCGCCCTGCACGATGCCATCCGCGGCACCGCACTGCCGGTGATCGAGTACCACATCAGCAATGTGCATGCCCGCGAGGCCTTCCGCCACCACTCCTGGGTCTCCCCGGTAGCGCGCGCCGTGATGGCGGGGCTGGGAGTCCAGGGCTACGGCCTGGCGATCGCCGCGCTGGCGCAGCTCGCGGGCGTGGCCGCGCAAGAGGGGAAGTCGCCGGGAATCAACGGAAAATAG
- a CDS encoding MaoC/PaaZ C-terminal domain-containing protein, giving the protein MALDYARIKHWAFPEIRQSYAAKDSIFYALGLGLGEDPVDARQLRYVYEDGLKAFPTQAVVLAYPGFWMQNPETGIDWVKVVHGEQRLRLHRPLPAAGTVRARAHVSHVVDKGAGKGALVITERTLVDDATGEALATLAQTTFCRADGGFGQGDAPPEPLPAVPERAPDAVREIAILPQAALLYRLNADPNPLHADPAVARAAGFERPILHGLCTYGVAARALLDAFAGGDGDRLAELNVRFSRPVFPGETLQVRMWREADGRVRFDARIPARDVTVLSHGVAELRP; this is encoded by the coding sequence ATGGCGCTCGACTACGCCCGCATCAAGCACTGGGCCTTCCCCGAGATCCGCCAGAGCTACGCCGCGAAGGACTCCATCTTCTACGCGCTGGGCCTGGGGCTGGGGGAGGACCCGGTCGACGCGCGCCAGCTCCGCTATGTGTACGAGGACGGCCTCAAGGCCTTCCCCACGCAGGCCGTGGTGCTGGCCTATCCCGGCTTCTGGATGCAGAACCCCGAGACCGGCATCGACTGGGTCAAGGTGGTGCACGGCGAGCAGCGCCTGCGCCTGCACCGGCCGCTGCCGGCGGCCGGCACCGTGCGCGCGCGCGCCCATGTCTCGCACGTGGTCGACAAGGGCGCCGGCAAGGGCGCGCTGGTGATCACCGAGCGCACGCTGGTCGATGACGCCACCGGCGAGGCCCTGGCCACGCTGGCGCAGACCACGTTCTGCCGCGCCGACGGCGGCTTCGGCCAGGGCGATGCCCCGCCCGAGCCGCTGCCGGCCGTGCCGGAGCGCGCGCCGGACGCCGTGCGCGAGATCGCCATCCTGCCGCAGGCGGCGCTGCTGTATCGCCTGAACGCCGATCCCAACCCGCTCCATGCCGACCCGGCGGTGGCGCGCGCGGCCGGCTTCGAGCGCCCCATCCTGCATGGGCTGTGCACCTATGGCGTGGCCGCGCGGGCGCTGCTCGACGCCTTTGCCGGCGGCGACGGCGACCGCCTGGCCGAGCTGAACGTGCGCTTCTCGCGCCCGGTCTTCCCCGGCGAGACGCTGCAGGTGCGCATGTGGCGCGAGGCCGATGGCCGTGTGCGGTTCGACGCCCGCATCCCCGCGCGCGACGTGACGGTGCTCAGCCATGGCGTGGCGGAGTTGCGTCCATGA